One genomic window of Novosphingobium aureum includes the following:
- a CDS encoding glutathione S-transferase family protein, with amino-acid sequence MKLIIGNKNYSSWSLRGWLACKQSGLHFDELTVPILGEDWEHVKTSTSDLAPSQGKVPILWDGDAVVWDSLAIVDFLADKVGRDRFWPKDDAARAMARSMVAEMHSGYLALRRTLPMNVRKRLTLPGVPEDVRDDVVRILTLWAEARARFGQGGPFLFGTFGAADVFYAPVVSRFLTYGIGVPGFAQAYMQAVWEHDWMQQWIAAAEAEDWVIEQYEMPEE; translated from the coding sequence ATGAAGCTGATTATCGGCAACAAGAATTACTCGAGCTGGTCGCTGCGCGGCTGGCTCGCCTGCAAGCAGTCGGGCCTCCATTTCGATGAACTGACCGTGCCCATCCTCGGCGAGGACTGGGAACACGTGAAGACGAGCACCAGCGATCTCGCGCCCAGCCAGGGCAAGGTGCCGATCCTGTGGGACGGCGATGCGGTGGTCTGGGACAGTCTCGCCATCGTCGACTTCCTTGCCGACAAGGTCGGGCGCGACCGGTTCTGGCCCAAGGACGATGCCGCGCGCGCGATGGCGCGCTCGATGGTCGCCGAGATGCATTCGGGCTACCTCGCGCTGCGCCGTACGCTGCCGATGAACGTGCGCAAGCGCCTGACCCTGCCCGGCGTGCCAGAGGACGTGCGCGACGACGTGGTGCGCATCCTCACGCTCTGGGCCGAGGCGCGCGCGCGTTTCGGGCAGGGCGGTCCCTTCCTGTTCGGCACCTTCGGCGCGGCCGACGTGTTCTATGCGCCGGTCGTCAGCCGCTTCCTCACTTACGGGATCGGGGTACCCGGCTTCGCGCAGGCCTACATGCAGGCGGTGTGGGAGCACGACTGGATGCAGCAGTGGATCGCCGCGGCAGAAGCCGAGGACTGGGTGATCGAACAGTACGAGATGCCGGAAGAATGA
- a CDS encoding S1/P1 nuclease, with amino-acid sequence MTMKRLLVSLAGLAGLLVSGQAQAWGAYGHRTVGAIAWENVAPETRSAIRRLLAHQEEIDTPQCAMHSIEDAAVWPDCIKGERWRWAFASSWHYHDQPICGSFDLKTECRDGNCATAQIERNERLLADRKLAPVLRLEALAFVVHFVGDIHQPLHVGENHDLGGNRIKADYGIAPGRNLHSIWDGVLAERAITSARPPLVRRYSAAEKAELATGSVEDWARESWQVSKDFLYPAAFGELPCDDAGKAKEGKKIVWSNEATQAAIPIIDKRIEQAGLRLAKMLDKALGA; translated from the coding sequence ATGACGATGAAGCGTTTGCTGGTTTCGCTGGCGGGCCTCGCGGGCCTGCTTGTCTCGGGTCAGGCGCAGGCCTGGGGCGCCTATGGCCACCGCACCGTCGGCGCCATCGCCTGGGAGAACGTCGCACCCGAAACGCGCAGCGCGATCCGTCGCCTGCTCGCGCATCAGGAAGAGATCGATACCCCGCAGTGCGCGATGCACTCGATCGAGGATGCCGCGGTCTGGCCCGACTGCATCAAGGGTGAGCGTTGGCGCTGGGCCTTCGCGTCCTCGTGGCACTACCACGACCAGCCGATCTGCGGCAGCTTCGACCTCAAGACCGAATGCCGCGACGGCAATTGCGCGACCGCGCAGATCGAGCGTAACGAGCGCCTGCTCGCCGACCGCAAGCTGGCGCCGGTGCTGCGGCTCGAGGCGCTGGCCTTCGTCGTCCACTTCGTCGGCGACATCCACCAGCCGCTTCACGTCGGCGAGAACCACGATCTTGGCGGCAACCGGATCAAGGCCGACTACGGCATTGCACCGGGGCGCAACCTGCACTCGATCTGGGACGGGGTGCTGGCCGAGCGCGCGATCACCTCCGCGCGCCCGCCGCTGGTGCGCCGCTATAGCGCGGCCGAGAAGGCCGAGCTCGCCACCGGCTCGGTCGAGGACTGGGCGCGTGAATCCTGGCAGGTCTCCAAGGACTTCCTCTATCCCGCCGCTTTCGGCGAGCTTCCCTGCGACGATGCGGGCAAGGCGAAGGAAGGCAAGAAGATCGTCTGGTCGAACGAGGCGACGCAGGCCGCGATCCCGATCATCGACAAGCGCATCGAGCAGGCCGGGCTGAGGCTGGCGAAGATGCTCGACAAGGCGCTCGGAGCCTGA
- a CDS encoding alpha/beta hydrolase encodes MHDGSHGFSRRAALVRLGGVTALSAAALSGPWRALAAPAYDPVSYIAPELRPFLKDHKPRTVGYEWTWDVVKPTRKSAAQLAAPLPKGPWRAIKVPVPGGRPPVTIYVVNELKGRRRGGIVHTHGGGYIMGYARDALAGVAQMARELDCTLVTVEYRLAPETTYEGSREDTYAALKWLYTHADEVGVDRDRIALLGDSAGGGHAALLAITARDRGEVPVAFQCLVYPMLDDRVGTTIERPRQMGEYVWTPEANHYGWRSFLGREPGQAGKVDGVPGRVASVEGLPPAWIGVGGTDLFMEEDVDYGERLLNAGIGCEIMVQPGAYHAFDLIAPKTDIARRFTASKMAALARAIG; translated from the coding sequence ATGCACGATGGATCGCATGGTTTCTCGCGGCGCGCGGCGCTGGTGCGGCTCGGCGGCGTCACGGCGCTGTCGGCTGCGGCGCTGAGCGGCCCGTGGCGGGCACTGGCAGCCCCTGCGTACGATCCGGTCTCCTACATCGCCCCCGAACTGCGCCCGTTCCTGAAGGACCACAAGCCGCGCACGGTCGGCTACGAATGGACCTGGGATGTGGTCAAGCCGACGCGCAAGAGCGCAGCGCAGCTCGCCGCGCCACTGCCCAAGGGGCCCTGGCGCGCGATCAAGGTCCCCGTGCCGGGCGGCAGGCCGCCGGTGACGATCTACGTCGTCAACGAGCTGAAGGGCCGTCGGCGCGGCGGCATCGTCCATACTCACGGCGGCGGCTACATCATGGGCTATGCGCGCGACGCACTGGCCGGTGTCGCGCAGATGGCGCGTGAACTGGATTGTACGCTCGTCACCGTCGAATACCGCCTCGCCCCCGAGACCACTTACGAAGGCTCTCGCGAGGACACCTACGCCGCGCTCAAGTGGCTTTACACCCATGCCGACGAGGTCGGTGTCGACCGCGACAGGATCGCCCTGCTCGGCGACAGCGCGGGCGGTGGCCATGCCGCTCTGCTCGCGATCACCGCGCGCGATCGCGGCGAGGTGCCGGTCGCCTTCCAGTGCCTTGTCTATCCCATGCTCGACGACCGCGTGGGCACGACCATCGAGCGTCCGCGCCAGATGGGCGAATATGTCTGGACGCCCGAGGCGAACCACTATGGCTGGCGCTCGTTCCTCGGCCGCGAGCCGGGGCAGGCGGGCAAGGTCGACGGCGTGCCCGGGCGCGTCGCCAGCGTTGAAGGGCTGCCCCCGGCGTGGATCGGGGTGGGCGGCACCGACCTGTTCATGGAAGAGGACGTCGATTACGGCGAGCGCCTGCTCAACGCCGGGATCGGTTGCGAGATCATGGTCCAGCCCGGCGCCTACCACGCCTTCGACCTGATCGCCCCGAAGACGGATATCGCCCGCCGCTTCACCGCCTCGAAGATGGCCGCGCTGGCACGCGCAATCGGCTAG
- the nth gene encoding endonuclease III, whose product MKKDQIFEFFRRLAELNPDPVTELEFGNVYQLLVAVTLSAQSTDVGVNKATRALFREVTTPQQMVELGEEGLKEHIKTIGLFNSKAKNVIALSQMLVDRYGGEVPQDRDALVELPGVGRKTANVVMNCAFGAETFAVDTHIFRVANRTGMAKGKTPLAVEKGLEKKVPNPFRVGSHHWMILHGRYICKARTPECWRCPVVDLCGFKDKVLEKGAKTAAAKKAAAKKVAPKKQAGAAKGQA is encoded by the coding sequence TTGAAGAAGGACCAGATCTTCGAGTTCTTCCGCCGCCTTGCCGAGCTCAATCCCGACCCGGTGACCGAGCTCGAATTCGGCAACGTCTACCAGTTGCTCGTCGCGGTCACGCTCTCGGCGCAGTCGACCGACGTCGGCGTCAACAAGGCGACGCGCGCGCTGTTCCGCGAGGTCACGACACCCCAGCAGATGGTCGAGCTGGGCGAGGAAGGACTCAAGGAGCACATCAAGACCATCGGCCTGTTCAACTCCAAGGCGAAGAACGTCATCGCGCTCTCGCAGATGCTGGTCGATCGCTACGGCGGCGAGGTTCCGCAGGACCGCGACGCACTGGTCGAGCTGCCCGGGGTGGGCCGCAAGACCGCCAACGTGGTCATGAACTGCGCCTTCGGGGCCGAGACCTTCGCGGTCGACACGCATATCTTCCGCGTCGCCAACCGTACCGGCATGGCCAAGGGCAAGACCCCGCTCGCGGTCGAGAAGGGGCTGGAGAAGAAGGTCCCCAACCCTTTCCGCGTCGGCTCGCACCACTGGATGATCCTGCACGGACGCTACATCTGCAAGGCGCGCACCCCCGAGTGCTGGCGCTGCCCGGTGGTCGACCTGTGCGGCTTCAAGGACAAGGTCCTCGAAAAGGGCGCGAAGACCGCTGCAGCGAAGAAAGCGGCAGCAAAGAAAGTGGCACCGAAGAAGCAGGCCGGCGCGGCGAAAGGGCAGGCCTGA
- the dapB gene encoding 4-hydroxy-tetrahydrodipicolinate reductase, with protein sequence MTQIGIIGSQGRMGQAIAQAIAEAGETLGGGVDRDGDASAITAACDVLIDFSSPAALEANLDAALAANLPIVIGTTGLEERHHWLIDEAARTIPVLQTGNTSLGVTLLAHLVREAASRLGEDWDIEVVETHHRMKVDAPSGTALLLGEAAAKGREVALEDKAVRGRDGITGSREAGTIGIAALRGGTVAGDHTVHFLADNERLALSHMAENRSIFAKGAVRAAQWIVGKGAGRYTMPEVLGL encoded by the coding sequence GTGACGCAAATCGGAATCATCGGCAGCCAGGGGCGCATGGGCCAGGCGATCGCACAGGCCATCGCCGAGGCCGGAGAGACGCTCGGCGGCGGGGTCGACCGCGACGGCGATGCCTCCGCCATCACGGCTGCCTGCGACGTGCTGATCGACTTCTCCAGCCCTGCCGCGCTCGAGGCCAACCTCGATGCCGCGCTTGCCGCGAACCTGCCGATCGTCATCGGCACCACCGGCCTTGAAGAACGCCACCACTGGCTGATCGACGAGGCAGCCAGGACCATCCCGGTGCTGCAGACCGGCAATACCTCGCTCGGCGTCACGCTGCTTGCCCACCTCGTGCGCGAGGCGGCGAGCCGTCTCGGCGAGGACTGGGACATCGAGGTGGTCGAGACGCACCACCGCATGAAGGTCGATGCGCCCTCGGGCACCGCGCTCCTGCTCGGCGAAGCCGCCGCCAAGGGCCGCGAGGTCGCGCTCGAGGACAAGGCGGTGCGCGGGCGCGACGGCATCACCGGCAGCCGCGAGGCGGGCACCATCGGCATTGCCGCGCTGCGCGGCGGCACCGTCGCGGGCGACCACACCGTCCACTTCCTCGCCGACAACGAGCGCCTCGCGCTCTCACACATGGCCGAGAACCGCTCCATCTTCGCCAAGGGCGCGGTGCGCGCGGCGCAGTGGATCGTGGGCAAGGGCGCCGGGCGCTACACCATGCCCGAGGTGCTCGGCCTTTGA
- a CDS encoding NAD-dependent deacylase: MRLKADANIVILTGAGVSAESGIDTFRDSGGLWEQHRVEDVATPEAFARDPELVLRFYDMRRAAIQTCEPNAAHHALARLQRAWAGQVTLVTQNVDDLHDRAAATAGVEDARVIHMHGEHLNAWCTACDTRSRWRATLIERPACPACGEAALRPDIVWFGEIPYRMDEIIAAVESADLFVSIGTSGAVYPAAGLVRMAGEAGAQTLELNLEPSQGSHWFDEARHGPATRLVAQWVEQLLG; this comes from the coding sequence ATGCGCCTCAAGGCCGATGCCAATATCGTGATCCTCACCGGTGCTGGGGTCAGCGCCGAGAGCGGGATCGACACCTTCCGCGATTCGGGCGGGCTATGGGAGCAGCACCGGGTCGAGGACGTCGCCACGCCCGAGGCCTTCGCGCGCGATCCCGAACTGGTGCTGCGCTTCTACGACATGCGCCGCGCGGCGATCCAGACGTGCGAGCCCAATGCCGCCCACCATGCGCTCGCGCGGTTGCAGCGCGCGTGGGCAGGGCAGGTCACGCTCGTTACCCAGAACGTCGACGATCTCCACGACCGTGCCGCGGCTACGGCGGGTGTCGAGGACGCGCGGGTGATCCACATGCACGGCGAGCATCTCAACGCCTGGTGCACCGCTTGCGACACGCGCTCGCGCTGGCGCGCGACGCTGATCGAGCGGCCTGCCTGCCCGGCCTGCGGCGAGGCGGCGCTGCGCCCCGACATCGTCTGGTTTGGCGAAATCCCCTATCGCATGGACGAGATCATCGCGGCGGTGGAGAGCGCCGACCTGTTCGTCTCGATCGGGACCTCGGGCGCGGTCTACCCGGCGGCGGGGCTGGTGCGCATGGCCGGCGAGGCGGGCGCGCAGACGCTCGAACTCAACCTCGAGCCCTCGCAGGGCAGCCACTGGTTCGATGAGGCGCGCCACGGCCCGGCGACGCGGCTCGTGGCACAGTGGGTGGAGCAGCTGCTGGGCTGA
- a CDS encoding HesA/MoeB/ThiF family protein, giving the protein MSLTSDRLERFARHIVLPEVGGAGQAALCDAHVVLVGCGGIGSPALQYLAAAGIGRLTLVDDDVIDVSNLQRQTVYTPSDIGKHKAEAAAEWVRRFDVGLKVTTHVERLGNDNAPRILSGANLVLDGCDNFATRLAVSDACVDMGITLTSAAIGRFQGQVANFAGHLPDQPCYRCFVGDAFDAQDCDTCAADGVLGAMVGMVGTFAAMHAMRALLAGHAAFGDPQYGKLHLIDGMAPGMRAIRMAKDPSCSACGNPG; this is encoded by the coding sequence ATGAGCCTGACGAGCGACCGTCTCGAGCGCTTCGCGCGCCACATCGTCCTGCCCGAAGTGGGCGGCGCCGGGCAGGCCGCGCTATGCGATGCGCACGTCGTACTGGTCGGCTGCGGCGGGATCGGCAGTCCAGCGCTGCAATATCTCGCCGCAGCCGGCATAGGACGCCTGACCCTGGTGGACGACGACGTCATCGACGTCTCCAACCTCCAGCGCCAGACGGTTTACACGCCATCGGATATCGGCAAGCACAAGGCGGAAGCGGCGGCCGAATGGGTGCGGCGTTTTGATGTTGGCCTCAAGGTCACGACGCATGTCGAGCGGTTAGGGAATGACAATGCGCCTCGCATCCTTTCCGGCGCCAACCTCGTATTGGACGGGTGTGACAACTTCGCGACTCGCCTCGCGGTGTCGGATGCCTGTGTCGATATGGGCATTACCCTGACGAGCGCGGCGATCGGGCGCTTCCAGGGCCAGGTCGCCAATTTCGCGGGACACCTGCCCGACCAGCCCTGCTACCGCTGCTTCGTGGGCGATGCCTTCGACGCGCAGGACTGCGACACTTGCGCTGCAGACGGCGTGCTTGGCGCGATGGTCGGCATGGTCGGCACCTTCGCCGCGATGCATGCCATGCGCGCGCTGCTCGCAGGCCATGCCGCTTTCGGCGACCCGCAGTACGGCAAGCTCCACCTCATCGACGGCATGGCGCCGGGCATGCGCGCGATCCGCATGGCCAAGGACCCCTCGTGCAGCGCCTGCGGGAATCCTGGCTGA
- a CDS encoding DUF983 domain-containing protein — protein sequence MEPSRESLLPGTFGEAALRGARARCPRCGEGSLFRKWLKPRDNCPVCTLDLTHQSADDFPAYIAIIVTGHLLAPLVIAMVRDWDMGPAAIFSVLIPLALAMMLGMLQPAKGAVVAAQWWFGLNGFRRERVALEPAAPEEHTPEEYEDNPRA from the coding sequence ATGGAGCCCTCGCGCGAATCCCTTCTGCCCGGCACTTTCGGCGAGGCGGCCCTGCGCGGGGCGCGGGCCCGCTGCCCCCGCTGCGGCGAGGGCAGTCTCTTTCGCAAGTGGCTCAAACCGCGCGATAATTGCCCGGTCTGCACGCTCGATCTCACGCATCAGAGCGCGGATGACTTCCCCGCCTACATCGCGATCATCGTCACTGGCCACCTGCTCGCCCCGCTGGTCATCGCCATGGTGCGAGACTGGGACATGGGACCTGCGGCGATCTTCTCGGTGCTGATCCCGCTCGCGCTGGCGATGATGCTGGGCATGCTGCAGCCGGCCAAGGGCGCGGTGGTCGCGGCGCAGTGGTGGTTCGGGCTCAACGGTTTCCGGCGCGAACGCGTGGCGCTCGAGCCAGCCGCCCCCGAAGAACACACCCCCGAAGAATACGAGGACAATCCCCGAGCATGA
- a CDS encoding GGDEF domain-containing protein, with amino-acid sequence MAMRFYSATTFLFPRHYERRLLSVCFVAVHIPLVAAIVYQAVTGRWETTTLVVLLVATLFGTAAGLASIRALLAPIEEATEMLRAVQSGERISHMPRGGGDLVGRLLEGVAAAANESATRIELLTDEAGRDSLTSLRNRRGFTEVARKLLVHETEAAVAMLDIDHFKQVNDRLGHARGDALLMVFAQRINALLRRSDICARWGGEEFIVLFPDTALEEAAQVMERLRATIAADAELPGTQRPVTFSCGIASLHRYAELDDATRRADEALYVAKQAGRNRVEIARQALPA; translated from the coding sequence ATGGCCATGCGCTTCTATTCGGCAACCACCTTCCTCTTTCCCCGCCATTACGAGCGGCGCCTGCTCTCGGTCTGCTTCGTGGCCGTGCACATCCCGCTCGTCGCCGCGATCGTCTATCAGGCGGTGACCGGCCGGTGGGAAACGACGACGCTCGTCGTCCTGCTCGTCGCCACGCTCTTCGGCACGGCGGCAGGCCTCGCCTCGATCCGCGCCCTGCTCGCCCCGATCGAGGAGGCGACAGAGATGCTGCGCGCCGTCCAGTCGGGCGAGCGCATCTCCCACATGCCGCGCGGCGGCGGCGATCTCGTCGGGCGCCTGCTCGAAGGCGTCGCGGCGGCGGCCAACGAAAGCGCCACGCGCATCGAGCTGCTCACCGACGAGGCCGGGCGCGATTCGCTCACGAGCCTGCGCAACCGTCGCGGCTTCACCGAGGTCGCACGCAAACTGCTGGTCCACGAGACCGAGGCCGCGGTCGCGATGCTCGACATCGACCACTTCAAGCAGGTCAACGACAGGCTGGGCCATGCCCGCGGCGATGCCCTGCTGATGGTCTTCGCCCAGCGTATCAACGCCTTGCTGCGCCGCTCGGACATCTGCGCGCGCTGGGGCGGCGAGGAATTCATCGTGCTGTTCCCCGATACCGCGCTCGAGGAGGCCGCGCAGGTCATGGAGCGTCTGCGTGCGACGATCGCTGCCGACGCCGAACTGCCCGGCACGCAGCGCCCGGTGACGTTCTCCTGCGGCATCGCCAGCCTGCACCGCTACGCCGAGCTCGACGATGCCACGCGCCGGGCCGATGAAGCGCTCTACGTCGCCAAGCAGGCAGGCCGAAACCGCGTCGAAATCGCGCGGCAGGCGCTGCCAGCCTGA
- the dnaA gene encoding chromosomal replication initiator protein DnaA produces MSNGAKGAGKKTKAVRVTTEEDQEAVNLAADWADISQGLRKDLGHQAHSQWIKPIQPGNYCKETGTLDLYMPTEFSANWVTDRFADRLSLAWKIARPDVRHVRILVHPGRRQLPELRLGGAGRPSRTPANDSAQGSGDALSAALSGESFASLGQGPAGIDASQTFTSFVTGESNVLACNAAQRMAATETPQFSPLYLKGATGQGKTHLLHAIGHAYLAHHPHARIFYCSAERFMVEFVQALRQNQMIEFKARLRGFDLLLVDDIQFIIGKASAQEELLYTIDALLQEGKRLVFAADRAPQALDGVEPRLLSRLSMGLVADIQPADIELRRAILENRLQRFASVDVPADVIEFLARTINRNVRELVGGLNKLIAYAQLTGQQVSLQLAEEQLTDILSANRRRITIDEIQRTVCQFYRIDRTEMSSKRRARAVVRPRQVAMYLAKVLTPRSYPEIGRKFGGRDHSTVIHAVRLIEELRSRDADMDGDVRSLLRQLES; encoded by the coding sequence TTGAGCAATGGCGCCAAGGGCGCCGGCAAGAAAACTAAGGCGGTAAGGGTGACAACGGAAGAGGATCAGGAAGCCGTGAATCTGGCGGCAGACTGGGCCGACATTAGCCAGGGATTGCGCAAGGACCTGGGTCACCAGGCTCACAGCCAGTGGATCAAGCCGATCCAGCCGGGCAATTACTGCAAGGAAACCGGCACGCTCGATCTCTACATGCCCACCGAGTTCTCGGCGAACTGGGTGACGGATCGCTTTGCCGATCGCCTGTCGCTGGCATGGAAGATCGCGCGCCCGGACGTGCGCCACGTGCGCATCCTCGTCCATCCTGGCCGTCGCCAGCTCCCCGAGCTGCGTCTGGGCGGGGCCGGTCGTCCCAGCCGCACGCCGGCCAACGATTCGGCGCAGGGCTCGGGCGATGCGCTTTCGGCAGCGCTCTCGGGCGAATCGTTCGCCTCGCTCGGCCAGGGCCCGGCGGGCATCGACGCCTCGCAGACCTTCACCAGCTTCGTCACCGGCGAGAGCAACGTGCTGGCCTGCAATGCTGCCCAGCGCATGGCCGCGACCGAGACGCCGCAGTTCTCGCCGCTCTATCTCAAGGGCGCGACCGGACAGGGCAAGACGCACCTGCTGCACGCGATCGGCCATGCCTATCTCGCGCATCATCCGCATGCCCGGATCTTCTACTGCTCGGCAGAGCGCTTCATGGTCGAGTTCGTCCAGGCGCTGCGCCAGAACCAGATGATCGAGTTCAAGGCGCGCCTGCGCGGCTTCGACCTGCTGCTGGTCGATGACATCCAGTTCATCATTGGCAAGGCCTCGGCCCAGGAAGAACTGCTCTACACGATCGATGCGCTGCTTCAGGAAGGCAAGCGTCTGGTCTTCGCCGCCGACCGTGCCCCGCAGGCACTCGACGGCGTGGAACCGCGCCTGCTCTCGCGCCTGTCGATGGGCCTCGTCGCGGACATCCAGCCCGCCGACATCGAGCTGCGCCGCGCGATTCTCGAAAATCGCCTCCAGCGCTTCGCCTCGGTCGACGTGCCCGCGGACGTGATCGAGTTCCTCGCACGGACCATCAACCGCAACGTGCGCGAGCTGGTCGGCGGCCTCAACAAGCTGATCGCCTATGCCCAGCTTACCGGGCAGCAGGTCTCGCTCCAGCTTGCCGAGGAACAGCTCACCGACATCCTCTCGGCCAACCGCCGCCGGATCACGATCGACGAGATCCAGCGCACGGTCTGCCAGTTCTACCGCATCGACCGCACCGAGATGAGCTCGAAGCGCCGCGCCCGCGCGGTGGTGCGTCCGCGTCAGGTGGCGATGTACCTCGCCAAGGTGCTGACCCCGCGCTCGTACCCCGAGATCGGCCGCAAGTTCGGTGGCCGCGACCACTCGACGGTGATCCACGCGGTGCGCCTCATCGAGGAACTGCGCAGCCGCGATGCCGACATGGACGGCGACGTGCGCTCGCTGCTGCGCCAGCTCGAGAGCTGA
- the rpsT gene encoding 30S ribosomal protein S20, producing the protein MANTPQARKRIRRNTRRAEINTNRMSRIRTFLKKVEGAIAGGDKSAATEALKEMQPELARGVARGVVHKNTAARKMSRLSKRVSAL; encoded by the coding sequence ATGGCCAATACGCCACAAGCCCGTAAGCGCATCCGTCGCAACACGCGTCGCGCCGAGATCAACACCAACCGCATGAGCCGCATCCGCACCTTCCTGAAGAAGGTCGAGGGCGCGATCGCCGGCGGTGACAAGTCGGCCGCGACCGAAGCGCTCAAGGAAATGCAGCCCGAACTGGCACGCGGCGTTGCTCGCGGCGTGGTTCACAAGAACACGGCTGCGCGCAAGATGTCGCGCCTCTCGAAGCGCGTATCCGCGCTCTGA
- the mutM gene encoding bifunctional DNA-formamidopyrimidine glycosylase/DNA-(apurinic or apyrimidinic site) lyase, with amino-acid sequence MPELPEVETTVRGLARFLEGERIARVTLNRADLRRPFPPELVQVMTGAKVTAMGRRAKYGLVHTDRDQTMVFHLGMSGRWRIEPEKPEKHDHLVLETGSGHVLALNDARRFGSVDLVPSAMLETWGPFATMGPEPLGEGLSAAHLAAAFAGRVAPVKLLLLDQRIVAGLGNIYVCEALFRAGIRPDKAAGKVSKAALARLVPAIRAVLEESIAAGGSTIRDYAQPSGELGYFATSWQVYGREGLACSCGGRVERFVQGGRSTFWCRKCQK; translated from the coding sequence ATGCCAGAACTTCCCGAAGTCGAAACCACCGTGCGCGGGCTCGCGCGCTTTCTCGAGGGCGAGCGGATCGCACGCGTGACGCTCAACCGCGCGGACCTGCGCCGCCCCTTCCCGCCCGAACTCGTCCAGGTCATGACCGGCGCGAAGGTCACCGCGATGGGCCGGCGCGCCAAATACGGACTCGTCCATACCGACCGCGACCAGACCATGGTGTTTCACCTCGGCATGTCGGGGCGCTGGCGAATCGAGCCCGAGAAACCCGAAAAGCACGACCACCTCGTGCTCGAGACGGGCTCGGGGCACGTGCTCGCGCTCAACGACGCGCGCCGCTTCGGTTCGGTCGACCTGGTGCCGAGCGCCATGCTCGAGACATGGGGCCCCTTCGCCACGATGGGACCCGAGCCGCTCGGCGAGGGACTGAGTGCCGCGCACCTTGCCGCCGCCTTCGCGGGGCGCGTGGCCCCGGTGAAGCTGCTGCTGCTCGACCAGCGAATCGTTGCAGGGCTCGGCAACATCTACGTGTGCGAGGCCCTGTTCCGCGCCGGCATCCGCCCCGACAAGGCGGCGGGCAAGGTCTCGAAGGCCGCGCTTGCGCGGCTCGTGCCCGCGATCCGCGCGGTACTCGAGGAATCGATCGCGGCGGGCGGCTCGACCATCCGCGACTATGCCCAGCCCAGCGGAGAACTCGGGTATTTCGCCACTTCCTGGCAGGTCTACGGGCGCGAGGGTCTTGCCTGTTCGTGCGGTGGGAGAGTAGAGCGCTTCGTACAGGGCGGCCGCAGCACCTTCTGGTGCCGCAAATGCCAGAAATAG
- a CDS encoding excalibur calcium-binding domain-containing protein, with translation MTSRSPFLPRSARASLLVLLASLGLATVAGPGLVPRASAHPGGLNAAGCHNNRKTGDYHCHRSASAPPPARRASGAGEGGSAYYANCTEARAAGAAPIRRGQPGYRSGLDRDNDGIACEWSR, from the coding sequence ATGACATCGCGTTCACCTTTCTTGCCTCGATCAGCCAGGGCTAGTCTTCTTGTCCTGCTGGCATCGCTCGGCCTGGCCACGGTCGCAGGACCGGGGCTCGTCCCGCGCGCATCGGCACATCCGGGCGGGCTCAACGCGGCGGGCTGCCACAACAACCGCAAGACCGGTGACTACCATTGCCATCGTTCGGCATCCGCGCCGCCTCCTGCGCGCCGGGCGAGTGGAGCGGGCGAGGGCGGGTCTGCGTATTATGCCAATTGCACGGAGGCCCGCGCGGCGGGAGCAGCTCCGATACGCCGCGGCCAGCCGGGTTATCGCAGCGGTCTCGATCGCGACAACGACGGTATCGCCTGCGAATGGAGCCGGTGA